From Chelatococcus sp. YT9, a single genomic window includes:
- a CDS encoding head-tail adaptor protein yields MEIGMMRRPLILERAVDTLDDVGGVTRRWCRVARLWAAMERTQGTSSERDRSDRRELAMAYRVTLRWRGDITGNHRFRDGRRLFAVLSAADPDGRRRRLVCTVEEVTP; encoded by the coding sequence ATGGAGATCGGCATGATGCGCCGCCCGCTCATTCTGGAGCGGGCGGTCGACACCCTCGACGACGTCGGCGGCGTCACACGGCGCTGGTGCAGGGTCGCCCGGCTGTGGGCGGCGATGGAGCGGACGCAGGGTACCTCCAGCGAGCGCGACCGCAGCGACCGGCGCGAACTCGCCATGGCCTATCGCGTCACGCTGCGCTGGCGCGGCGACATCACCGGCAATCACCGGTTCCGCGACGGCAGGCGCCTGTTCGCCGTTCTGAGCGCGGCGGATCCCGATGGCCGCCGGCGCCGGCTTGTCTGCACCGTCGAGGAGGTGACACCATGA
- a CDS encoding HK97 family phage prohead protease: MKPEPRAAPTVKLIPTATAPGLFEGYASLFGVPDLGRDVVERGAFRASLERRGIQGIKLLWQHNPGEPIGRWLALAEDARGLKVRGQLNLAVARAREIYALMRDGAVDGLSIGYRTERARTDPRDGLRHIARLDLWEISLVTFPMLPGARVGSVKRDLLRERLPHPLPIPGRPAGDLAAVIRAAAGRLSASLSDP; this comes from the coding sequence GTGAAGCCGGAACCACGCGCCGCACCCACAGTAAAGCTCATCCCGACGGCTACAGCGCCCGGTCTGTTCGAAGGCTACGCCAGCTTGTTCGGCGTGCCCGACCTCGGCCGTGATGTCGTGGAGCGCGGTGCCTTCCGTGCAAGTCTGGAGCGGCGCGGCATCCAGGGTATCAAGCTCCTGTGGCAGCACAATCCCGGGGAGCCGATCGGCCGCTGGCTCGCGCTCGCGGAGGATGCGCGCGGATTGAAGGTGCGGGGACAGCTCAATCTCGCTGTGGCGCGCGCCCGCGAAATCTATGCACTGATGCGGGATGGCGCCGTGGATGGGCTTTCCATCGGCTATCGCACGGAACGTGCCCGTACCGATCCGCGCGATGGCCTGCGCCATATCGCCCGGCTCGATCTCTGGGAAATCTCGCTCGTCACCTTCCCGATGCTGCCCGGAGCGCGTGTCGGCAGCGTCAAGCGTGACCTGTTGCGAGAGCGTTTGCCGCATCCCTTGCCGATCCCAGGGCGGCCCGCGGGGGATCTCGCCGCTGTCATCCGCGCAGCCGCTGGGCGGCTGTCCGCCTCTCTCTCTGATCCATGA
- a CDS encoding DUF2460 domain-containing protein, whose product MPADFHDVRFPLDVALAASGGPEWRTDVVILGSGHEHRNARWAHSRRRYDAGYGVKSLDALAAVLAFFEERRGRLFGFRWHDRLDGKSCMPSGVPQPTDQVIGQGDGERVAFPLVKTYGSVHDPYARRVARPVAGSVRVAIDSIEQSAATFTCDAATGLVTFAAPPATGQVVTAGFVFDVPVRFDIDRLEVDLAAFTAGSIPKIPLVELID is encoded by the coding sequence ATGCCCGCTGATTTCCACGATGTCCGCTTTCCGCTCGATGTCGCGCTGGCGGCGAGCGGGGGGCCGGAATGGCGCACCGACGTCGTCATCCTCGGCTCGGGCCACGAGCATCGCAATGCGCGCTGGGCCCATTCCCGCCGCCGTTATGACGCGGGCTACGGCGTGAAGTCGCTCGACGCGCTGGCGGCGGTGCTCGCCTTCTTCGAGGAGCGCCGTGGCCGCCTCTTCGGCTTTCGCTGGCACGACCGGCTCGACGGCAAATCCTGCATGCCCTCCGGGGTTCCCCAGCCGACCGACCAGGTGATCGGGCAGGGCGACGGCGAGCGCGTCGCCTTCCCGCTCGTCAAGACCTATGGCTCCGTCCACGACCCCTACGCGCGCCGCGTCGCCAGGCCCGTTGCCGGCTCGGTGCGCGTGGCGATCGACAGTATCGAGCAGTCCGCCGCGACCTTCACCTGTGACGCCGCGACGGGCCTCGTGACCTTTGCCGCGCCGCCGGCGACCGGGCAGGTCGTGACGGCGGGCTTCGTCTTCGACGTGCCGGTGCGCTTCGACATCGACCGGCTGGAGGTGGACCTCGCCGCCTTCACGGCCGGCAGCATCCCGAAGATCCCCCTCGTCGAACTCATCGACTGA
- a CDS encoding DUF2163 domain-containing protein encodes MRLIDPGLAGHLAGGVTTLCHCWKLTRRDGVAMGFTDHDRDLTFADVVFRAGTGLEAAEITAERGFAVGGGDVSGVLTAASLTEDDLASGLYDDANIELWLVNWADVSERLLLEVGSTGEVRRTEHAFAAEVRGLMHRYGEERGRVYRTTCSADLGDRHCGIDLADPAFAAEVAVTSTDGRLGFGATDLGGYADDWFTAGQVRWLDGANAGMRVDVKAHRAATGRGEVLLWQPVPRAIAVGDRLRITAGCDKRFATCRTKFANAANFRGFPHMPGNDFVVRYPLPGEAGHDGGSFFR; translated from the coding sequence ATGCGCCTGATCGATCCCGGGCTCGCCGGCCATCTCGCCGGCGGGGTGACGACCTTGTGCCATTGCTGGAAGCTGACGCGCCGCGACGGCGTCGCCATGGGCTTCACCGACCATGATCGCGATCTCACCTTCGCCGATGTCGTCTTCCGGGCCGGGACAGGCCTGGAGGCGGCTGAAATCACGGCCGAGCGGGGCTTTGCGGTCGGCGGCGGCGATGTCTCGGGGGTTCTGACCGCCGCGAGCCTCACCGAGGATGATCTGGCCTCCGGCCTCTACGACGATGCCAATATCGAGCTTTGGCTCGTGAACTGGGCTGACGTGAGCGAGCGCCTGCTGCTGGAGGTCGGCTCGACCGGCGAGGTGCGGCGCACGGAACACGCCTTCGCGGCGGAAGTGCGCGGGCTCATGCATCGCTACGGGGAGGAGAGGGGACGCGTCTATCGCACCACCTGCTCGGCCGATCTCGGCGACCGCCATTGCGGGATCGACCTTGCCGATCCGGCCTTCGCCGCCGAGGTTGCGGTGACGTCGACCGACGGCCGCCTCGGCTTCGGCGCGACGGATCTCGGCGGCTATGCGGATGACTGGTTCACGGCGGGACAGGTTCGCTGGCTCGACGGCGCCAATGCCGGGATGCGCGTGGATGTGAAGGCGCATCGCGCGGCGACCGGGCGCGGCGAAGTGCTGCTCTGGCAGCCCGTGCCGCGCGCCATCGCCGTCGGCGACCGGCTGCGCATCACGGCCGGCTGCGACAAGCGCTTCGCCACCTGCCGCACCAAATTCGCCAATGCGGCCAATTTTCGCGGCTTTCCGCACATGCCCGGCAACGACTTCGTGGTGCGCTATCCGCTGCCGGGCGAGGCTGGCCACGACGGCGGCAGCTTCTTCCGATGA
- a CDS encoding phage major tail protein, TP901-1 family, which produces MSAQKGKDLLLKVAGDPAGFVTVAGLRSNRLAFNAETVDITHQQSAGRWRELLAGAGVRRASIAGAGVFKDEASDQRVRQIFFDAVIVSWQVVIPDFGTLEGPFQILSLEYSGDHAAEVTFELALESAGALTFTAL; this is translated from the coding sequence ATGAGCGCCCAGAAAGGCAAGGACCTCCTGCTGAAGGTGGCGGGGGATCCCGCCGGCTTCGTCACCGTGGCGGGCCTGCGCAGCAACCGGCTGGCCTTCAACGCGGAGACCGTCGACATCACCCACCAGCAATCGGCGGGGCGCTGGCGGGAACTGCTGGCAGGGGCGGGCGTGCGCCGCGCCAGCATCGCCGGTGCCGGCGTGTTCAAGGACGAGGCGTCGGATCAGCGCGTGCGGCAGATCTTTTTCGATGCTGTCATCGTGAGCTGGCAGGTCGTCATCCCGGATTTCGGCACCCTCGAAGGGCCGTTCCAGATCCTCTCGCTGGAATATTCCGGCGACCATGCGGCGGAAGTCACCTTCGAGCTCGCGCTGGAATCGGCCGGCGCCTTGACCTTCACTGCGCTATGA
- a CDS encoding phage major capsid protein, with translation MHTDLIAPETKAAGTEVAAAFADFATTFEAFRETNDSRLSEIETRLGADVVTEEKLGRIDQALDETKRRIDRLTLAARRPALGAPAAGEGADDAAAQEHKAAFAGYMKSGEAGGLKTLEAKALSAGSGPDGGYLVPATVEREVLRRLAAISPIRAISGNRVISGGLYKRAFSTTGPASGWVAETAARPQTNSPTLAELSFPAMELYAMPAATQTLLDDAVVDIEQWLADEVETVFAEQEGTAFVTGDGTNKPKGFLAYDTVAEASWSWGKLGTVSTGVDGAFAASNPSDILIDLIYALKAGYRQNAAFVMNRKTQSAIRKFKDSQGNYLWQPPASLGQAATLMSFPVVEAEDMPDIAEDSLSIAFGDFRRGYLVVDRAGVRVLRDPFSSKPYVLFYTTKRVGGGVQDFAAIKLLKFAAS, from the coding sequence ATGCATACGGATCTGATCGCCCCTGAAACGAAGGCCGCCGGCACGGAGGTTGCGGCCGCCTTCGCTGATTTCGCCACGACGTTCGAGGCCTTCCGCGAGACGAATGACAGCCGCCTCAGCGAGATCGAGACCCGCCTTGGAGCCGACGTGGTGACCGAGGAGAAGCTCGGCCGCATCGACCAGGCGCTCGACGAGACCAAGCGCCGGATCGACCGGTTGACGCTGGCCGCGCGCCGTCCGGCGCTCGGCGCGCCGGCAGCCGGGGAGGGGGCCGATGATGCGGCCGCGCAAGAGCACAAGGCGGCCTTTGCCGGCTATATGAAATCCGGCGAGGCGGGCGGCCTCAAGACGTTGGAAGCCAAGGCCCTGTCGGCAGGCTCCGGCCCCGACGGCGGGTATCTCGTTCCGGCCACAGTGGAGCGTGAAGTGCTGCGGCGTCTGGCGGCGATCTCGCCGATCCGCGCCATCTCCGGCAACCGCGTCATTTCGGGCGGCCTCTACAAGCGCGCCTTCTCGACCACGGGGCCGGCCTCCGGCTGGGTGGCGGAAACCGCCGCGCGGCCGCAAACCAACAGCCCGACGCTCGCGGAACTCAGCTTCCCCGCCATGGAGCTCTATGCCATGCCGGCAGCCACCCAGACGCTGCTCGACGACGCGGTCGTCGACATCGAGCAGTGGCTGGCCGATGAGGTTGAGACGGTTTTCGCCGAGCAGGAGGGCACGGCCTTCGTGACCGGCGACGGCACTAACAAGCCCAAGGGCTTCCTGGCCTATGACACGGTGGCCGAAGCCAGCTGGAGCTGGGGCAAGCTTGGCACGGTATCGACCGGCGTCGACGGCGCCTTCGCGGCGAGCAACCCTTCCGACATCCTGATCGATCTCATCTATGCGCTGAAGGCCGGCTATCGCCAGAACGCGGCCTTCGTGATGAACCGCAAGACGCAGAGCGCGATCCGCAAGTTCAAGGACAGCCAGGGCAATTATCTCTGGCAGCCGCCGGCCTCCCTGGGCCAGGCAGCGACCTTGATGTCCTTCCCAGTCGTCGAGGCCGAGGACATGCCTGACATCGCGGAGGATAGCCTCTCGATCGCGTTCGGCGATTTCCGGCGCGGCTATCTCGTAGTGGACCGCGCGGGCGTGCGCGTCCTGCGAGATCCCTTCTCATCGAAGCCCTATGTGCTGTTCTACACGACCAAGCGCGTCGGCGGCGGTGTGCAGGATTTCGCGGCGATCAAGCTGCTGAAATTCGCCGCGAGCTAG
- a CDS encoding S1 family peptidase has product MFETSAMHELSAKTRTIARHALALSLLVSALLAGAPSAKAVVGATGDGGSLAAASVMVLGSRGSVCSAVVVAPDAVLTAAHCVTGADAFRVHFRERGEPVLIEPRSIAVHPGYVPNAIRTRQRSIDLALVRLPSPLPVQFSTASLVAAQRSPAPGTSLMLGGWGVAREGDGASSGTFRTAPLAVVEPYGPSSILIWAADRQGLGKSAGAGVCRGDSGGPIALKSGAIIAISTWSKGPGKRDCGLLSQGVLVGPQRAFIDRTLGGWGRRASWVGD; this is encoded by the coding sequence ATGTTTGAGACGAGCGCCATGCATGAGCTGAGTGCGAAGACCCGCACCATCGCGCGACATGCTCTGGCGCTCAGCCTCCTGGTGTCCGCTCTCCTCGCCGGCGCGCCCTCGGCAAAGGCGGTGGTCGGCGCCACCGGCGATGGGGGATCGCTCGCCGCGGCGAGCGTCATGGTCCTCGGATCCCGCGGCAGCGTCTGCTCGGCGGTCGTCGTTGCACCTGACGCTGTTCTGACCGCCGCTCATTGTGTAACCGGCGCCGATGCCTTCCGCGTGCATTTCCGCGAGCGGGGCGAGCCGGTCCTCATCGAACCGCGCTCCATAGCCGTTCATCCGGGCTACGTCCCAAACGCCATCCGCACGCGTCAAAGATCGATAGATCTGGCGCTGGTGCGCCTGCCATCGCCCTTGCCGGTGCAGTTTTCGACCGCCAGTCTCGTGGCCGCCCAGCGATCCCCTGCGCCTGGTACGTCCCTGATGCTCGGGGGTTGGGGCGTGGCTCGCGAGGGCGACGGCGCCTCGAGCGGCACCTTCCGCACGGCACCGCTCGCCGTCGTAGAACCTTACGGACCGAGCAGCATTCTGATCTGGGCAGCCGACAGACAAGGGCTAGGCAAGTCCGCGGGCGCCGGCGTCTGCCGGGGCGATTCCGGCGGGCCTATCGCGCTTAAGTCAGGCGCCATCATTGCCATCAGCACCTGGTCGAAGGGGCCGGGCAAGCGTGACTGCGGCCTCCTCAGCCAGGGCGTGCTCGTCGGTCCGCAGCGCGCCTTCATCGACAGGACGCTGGGGGGCTGGGGCCGGCGCGCGAGCTGGGTTGGGGATTGA
- a CDS encoding rcc01693 family protein, giving the protein MIAAGRPEAGPSPVPLPWDAAMAFGLGVLRLVPADFWGMTPREFAAAVKGLTGRNLRSMPLDRARLAQLMAAFPDQTRSQYQEEQ; this is encoded by the coding sequence TTGATCGCCGCAGGACGCCCCGAAGCCGGGCCGTCGCCCGTCCCGCTGCCGTGGGATGCGGCGATGGCCTTCGGCCTCGGCGTCCTGCGGCTGGTGCCCGCTGACTTCTGGGGGATGACGCCGCGTGAATTTGCCGCCGCCGTCAAGGGCCTGACCGGGCGAAATCTGCGGTCCATGCCACTGGATCGAGCGCGGCTCGCACAACTGATGGCGGCTTTTCCGGATCAGACCAGGTCTCAGTACCAAGAGGAGCAATGA
- a CDS encoding phage portal protein has protein sequence MSNFLTRLIGRAVNAPPRPEGILSPEAKASRTGPLIALYQMGKPVWTPRDYGALAREGFQRNAVVHRCVRLIAEAAGSVPWLAYDGRRELDDHPLLKLLARPNPREAGAAFLEAVYGHLLVAGNAYLEVVTLDGEPRELFALRPDRMRVVPGGDGWPEAYDYTIGGGTVRFRQDERLPPILHLALFNPVDDHYGLSPMEAAATALDIHNATGAWNKALLDNAARPSGALVYAGPQGTNLTDQQFERLKAELDEQFQGAANAGRPLLLDGGLDWKQLSLSPKDMDFIEAKAAAAREIALAFGVPPLMLGLPGDNTYANFAEANRAFWRQAVIPLVKRTAQSIAQWLGPAYEPGLTLVPDVDGIEALSSEREALWRRIADADFLDRDEKREATGYGPSPG, from the coding sequence ATGTCGAACTTCCTCACCCGCCTCATCGGGCGCGCGGTGAACGCGCCGCCACGCCCGGAAGGCATTTTGTCACCCGAGGCCAAAGCCTCACGGACAGGGCCCCTGATCGCGCTTTACCAAATGGGCAAGCCGGTCTGGACGCCGCGCGATTATGGAGCGCTGGCGCGCGAGGGCTTCCAGCGCAACGCGGTCGTTCATCGCTGCGTCCGGCTGATCGCCGAAGCCGCCGGCTCCGTGCCTTGGCTTGCCTATGACGGCCGCCGGGAACTCGATGATCATCCGCTGCTCAAGCTTCTCGCCCGGCCCAACCCACGCGAGGCTGGAGCCGCCTTTCTCGAGGCCGTCTACGGCCATCTCCTGGTGGCCGGCAATGCCTATCTCGAAGTGGTCACTCTGGACGGCGAGCCGCGCGAGCTATTCGCACTGCGGCCGGACCGCATGCGCGTCGTGCCGGGCGGCGATGGTTGGCCGGAAGCCTATGACTACACCATCGGCGGCGGCACGGTGCGCTTCCGCCAGGACGAGCGCCTGCCGCCCATCCTGCATCTCGCCCTGTTCAACCCGGTCGATGACCACTATGGGCTGTCGCCCATGGAGGCGGCAGCGACCGCGCTCGACATCCACAACGCGACGGGCGCCTGGAACAAGGCGCTGCTCGACAATGCGGCGCGACCGTCCGGCGCGCTGGTGTATGCCGGCCCGCAGGGCACCAATCTCACCGATCAGCAGTTCGAGCGGCTGAAGGCCGAGCTCGACGAGCAGTTCCAAGGTGCGGCCAATGCCGGCCGTCCCCTGCTGCTCGATGGCGGGCTCGACTGGAAGCAGCTGTCGCTCTCGCCGAAGGACATGGATTTCATTGAGGCGAAGGCAGCTGCAGCGCGCGAGATCGCGCTGGCCTTCGGCGTGCCGCCGCTGATGCTGGGCCTGCCCGGCGACAATACCTACGCGAATTTCGCCGAGGCCAACCGCGCCTTCTGGCGGCAGGCGGTCATCCCGCTCGTCAAGCGCACGGCCCAGAGCATCGCTCAATGGCTTGGACCAGCCTATGAGCCCGGGTTGACGCTCGTCCCGGATGTCGATGGCATCGAGGCGCTGTCCAGCGAGCGCGAAGCCCTGTGGCGGCGCATTGCTGATGCCGATTTCCTCGATCGCGACGAGAAGCGGGAGGCAACCGGCTATGGCCCGAGCCCAGGCTGA
- a CDS encoding L,D-transpeptidase translates to MVGLTRRMLMGGGLVALGGCVSRPPVPVEVGPAYDRSFERMYAAIDNERFPVPAVDLSEIDPEFLRREVAYDTTQQPGTIVVDPNDRFLYLVRPNGRAMRYGIGVGREGFGWSGNAQVRRKAQWPTWTPPAQMIKRQPELRQYAGGMPGGPENPLGARALYLYQGDRDTLYRIHGTNEPWTIGQAVSSGCIRLINQDIIDLYSRVPTGTKVLVLRSDPDLMAQG, encoded by the coding sequence ATGGTTGGTTTGACACGGCGTATGTTGATGGGCGGCGGGCTCGTGGCTTTGGGTGGATGCGTTTCACGCCCGCCGGTTCCGGTGGAAGTCGGGCCTGCCTATGATCGATCCTTCGAGCGGATGTACGCCGCTATCGATAACGAGCGCTTTCCTGTTCCTGCTGTCGACTTGTCGGAAATCGATCCGGAATTCCTGCGGCGGGAAGTCGCCTATGATACGACCCAGCAGCCGGGAACCATCGTGGTGGATCCGAACGATCGTTTCCTCTACCTCGTGCGACCGAACGGCCGCGCCATGCGCTATGGCATTGGGGTCGGGCGCGAGGGCTTCGGTTGGAGCGGCAACGCCCAGGTGCGGCGCAAGGCGCAATGGCCGACTTGGACACCTCCCGCGCAGATGATCAAGCGCCAGCCGGAACTGCGCCAGTATGCCGGAGGCATGCCCGGCGGTCCGGAAAACCCGCTCGGCGCGCGCGCGCTTTATCTTTATCAGGGCGATCGCGATACTCTGTACCGCATCCACGGCACCAACGAGCCTTGGACGATTGGCCAGGCCGTGTCGTCGGGCTGCATCCGGCTGATCAACCAGGATATCATCGACCTCTATTCGCGGGTTCCCACGGGCACCAAGGTCCTCGTGCTCCGCAGCGATCCCGATCTGATGGCGCAGGGCTGA
- a CDS encoding terminase family protein yields the protein MHYWPLFARPDQLPPPLSAIQDDWTVWLVLGGRGAGKTRTGAEWVRGMALGHPSFASAPVRRIALVGETAADVRDVMIEGVSGLLAIHPKHERPTWTPTRRRLEWPNGAVAQAFSAEDPEQLRGPQFEAAWVDELCKWRYAQETWDMLQFGLRLGTRPRQVVTTTPRPIPLLKKLMVEPRTVLSRAATRANAFHLAPAFLDTIVGRYAGTRLGRQELDGEIVEERADALWNREAIESVRADKAPPLTRLVVAVDPPASSGRRADACGIVAAGIDTGGQVFVLEDATCERARPAEWAEIAVALYRRLEADALVAEVNQGGEMVAAVIREVDPAVPVTTVRATRGKYLRAEPVAALYEQGRVRHVGMLPALEDEMADFGPGGLSSGRSPDRLDALVWAVTALALTGRGEPRVRRL from the coding sequence ATGCACTACTGGCCTCTCTTTGCCCGTCCCGATCAGCTGCCACCCCCTTTGAGCGCGATCCAAGACGACTGGACCGTCTGGCTGGTGCTTGGCGGACGCGGCGCGGGCAAGACGAGAACCGGCGCGGAATGGGTACGGGGAATGGCGCTTGGACACCCGTCCTTTGCGTCGGCCCCGGTCAGGCGGATCGCTCTCGTCGGTGAGACAGCGGCCGATGTTCGCGATGTGATGATCGAGGGCGTTTCCGGTCTTCTCGCCATTCACCCTAAACATGAACGGCCCACCTGGACGCCGACGCGGCGTCGGCTGGAGTGGCCGAACGGCGCAGTTGCACAGGCCTTCTCCGCCGAAGATCCCGAACAGCTACGAGGGCCGCAGTTTGAGGCGGCCTGGGTCGACGAACTCTGCAAATGGCGTTACGCGCAGGAGACTTGGGACATGCTGCAATTTGGGTTGCGCCTGGGCACGCGTCCCCGGCAGGTGGTGACGACGACGCCGCGCCCGATCCCCCTCTTGAAGAAGCTGATGGTGGAGCCGCGCACAGTGCTGTCGCGGGCAGCCACCCGCGCCAATGCCTTTCATCTGGCTCCGGCTTTTCTCGATACGATCGTCGGCCGCTACGCCGGCACGCGTCTCGGCCGGCAGGAACTCGACGGCGAAATCGTCGAGGAGCGCGCCGACGCCTTATGGAACCGCGAAGCGATCGAATCTGTACGCGCCGACAAGGCCCCCCCGCTGACGCGTCTCGTCGTGGCCGTCGATCCGCCTGCGTCATCGGGCCGAAGGGCTGATGCCTGCGGCATCGTCGCGGCCGGCATCGATACCGGAGGCCAGGTCTTCGTGCTGGAGGATGCGACGTGCGAACGGGCGCGTCCCGCCGAGTGGGCCGAGATCGCGGTCGCACTCTATCGCCGGCTGGAAGCCGATGCGCTCGTGGCAGAGGTCAACCAGGGCGGCGAGATGGTGGCCGCCGTCATCCGGGAGGTCGACCCCGCGGTGCCCGTCACGACGGTGCGCGCGACGCGCGGGAAATATTTGCGTGCCGAGCCGGTCGCAGCCCTCTACGAGCAGGGGCGGGTGCGGCATGTGGGTATGCTCCCGGCGCTCGAAGACGAGATGGCCGACTTCGGCCCCGGTGGCCTCTCCTCCGGGCGCTCGCCCGATCGCCTGGATGCCCTGGTCTGGGCTGTAACGGCGCTTGCCTTGACGGGGCGGGGGGAGCCGCGCGTGCGCCGCCTCTGA
- a CDS encoding gene transfer agent family protein has product MTARRANRHRGEVEAEFGGERHVLCLTLGALAELETAFGADDLATLGQRLSEGRLSARDIIRILGAGLRGAGTTLSDAEVAGLPVAGHLDAYAQAVADLLAAAFGMGAPEIPETAANP; this is encoded by the coding sequence ATGACCGCGCGACGCGCCAACCGCCACCGCGGCGAGGTCGAGGCCGAGTTCGGCGGCGAGCGCCATGTGCTCTGCCTGACTCTCGGGGCGCTCGCGGAGCTCGAGACCGCCTTTGGGGCAGACGACCTTGCGACGCTCGGCCAGCGGCTCAGCGAGGGGCGGTTGTCCGCCCGCGACATCATCCGTATTCTCGGGGCCGGCCTTCGCGGCGCCGGCACGACGCTCTCGGACGCGGAGGTGGCCGGATTGCCTGTCGCCGGCCATCTCGATGCCTATGCGCAGGCGGTTGCGGATCTGCTCGCGGCGGCCTTCGGCATGGGCGCCCCCGAAATCCCCGAGACCGCCGCAAACCCTTGA
- a CDS encoding DUF3168 domain-containing protein — protein MSDTMSDPSSAELESPVLALRRAILGRLAADVDLTVILGGARIHDAVPRAASGVFVVFGEARCRDWSTMTDRGHEQDISLTVWSRPGGARPALAAAARIERLLHDASLPLAGHRLVNLRVTATEVRRDERADLARVTVRLRAVTECLATP, from the coding sequence ATGAGCGACACGATGAGTGATCCATCGTCGGCGGAACTGGAAAGCCCGGTGCTGGCGCTCCGCCGCGCCATCCTTGGCCGTCTCGCGGCGGATGTGGATCTCACCGTCATTCTCGGCGGAGCACGCATTCATGACGCGGTGCCGCGTGCGGCGTCAGGCGTGTTCGTGGTCTTCGGGGAGGCCCGTTGCCGCGACTGGTCGACTATGACGGACCGGGGGCACGAGCAGGACATCAGCCTGACGGTCTGGTCCAGGCCGGGCGGAGCGCGGCCGGCACTCGCCGCCGCGGCGCGCATCGAGCGGCTGCTGCATGACGCATCGCTGCCGCTCGCGGGGCATCGCCTCGTCAATCTTCGCGTCACGGCGACGGAGGTGCGGCGCGACGAGCGCGCCGACCTCGCCCGGGTCACGGTGCGGCTGCGCGCCGTCACAGAATGTCTCGCGACGCCCTGA
- a CDS encoding phage tail tape measure protein, with the protein MADGHLPDDDLVSLANAHDALKDLDSLSRQFGRSISDSFAKAATGSRQFDDVLRNVGSRLTEIGLKAALRPLGQALTSGLESLVTSAGGSLLGGLSLNATGNAFSQGRVKPFAAGGVVATPTYFPMQRGVGLMGESGPEAILPLARGADGRLGVAASGGGAATSIVVNIATSDAESFRRSEAQVSAALARAVARGQRAL; encoded by the coding sequence ATGGCTGACGGCCATCTGCCGGACGACGACCTTGTGTCGCTGGCCAATGCGCACGATGCGCTGAAGGATCTCGATAGCCTGTCGCGTCAGTTCGGCCGCTCCATCAGCGATTCCTTCGCCAAGGCGGCGACGGGCAGCCGGCAATTCGACGACGTGCTCCGCAATGTCGGCTCTCGTCTCACGGAGATCGGCCTGAAGGCGGCGCTGAGGCCGCTCGGGCAGGCCTTGACCTCGGGGCTCGAAAGCCTCGTGACGTCGGCGGGTGGCTCCCTGCTCGGCGGCCTGTCCCTCAATGCCACGGGCAATGCATTCTCGCAAGGGCGCGTGAAGCCCTTCGCCGCCGGCGGGGTGGTGGCGACGCCGACCTATTTCCCCATGCAGCGCGGTGTCGGGCTCATGGGCGAGAGCGGCCCGGAGGCGATCCTGCCGCTTGCGAGAGGCGCGGACGGCCGGCTCGGCGTCGCGGCTTCCGGGGGCGGGGCCGCAACATCCATCGTGGTGAATATCGCCACCAGCGATGCCGAGAGCTTCCGCCGGTCGGAGGCACAGGTCTCGGCCGCCCTTGCCCGCGCCGTGGCGCGTGGCCAGCGCGCCCTGTGA
- a CDS encoding head-tail connector protein: MTATLIEGPEREPVSLIDMKTYLRVCDDSDDDLIASLITAARGAIETTTGRQMMRQTWRLVLDAWPLARILRVPIGPLLGLAAARIADATGGLQAVPPGYFVVGALSGVGRIALGPDVPEPGVSTAGIELDLVVGYGTDPERVPMPMRQALRQLVAGWYERRGDTAAAATLPDEVAALLAPYRPVRL; the protein is encoded by the coding sequence ATGACCGCGACATTGATCGAGGGGCCGGAGCGGGAGCCTGTCTCACTGATCGACATGAAGACCTATCTGCGCGTCTGCGATGACAGCGACGACGATTTGATCGCCTCGCTGATCACCGCAGCGCGGGGTGCGATCGAAACCACGACCGGACGCCAGATGATGCGCCAGACCTGGCGGTTGGTGCTCGACGCCTGGCCGCTGGCGCGCATCCTACGCGTGCCGATCGGCCCGCTGCTCGGGCTGGCGGCCGCGCGGATCGCCGACGCAACTGGCGGTTTGCAGGCCGTGCCCCCCGGCTATTTCGTGGTAGGCGCGCTCTCGGGTGTCGGCCGCATCGCACTCGGCCCGGATGTACCGGAGCCGGGGGTGTCCACAGCCGGTATCGAGCTCGATCTCGTGGTGGGCTACGGCACAGATCCCGAGCGTGTGCCGATGCCAATGCGGCAGGCCCTGCGTCAGCTCGTTGCCGGCTGGTACGAGCGCCGGGGCGATACCGCCGCCGCGGCCACGCTTCCCGATGAAGTCGCGGCTTTGCTCGCGCCCTATCGCCCGGTGAGGCTCTGA